CCGGCTCCGGCCAGATGGGCAGGTACGGGATGAGGTACACTTTCTCCAGATGGGCTAACCCCGGGTGTAAAGGTGGCTCTTCAAACACATGCCTGACGCGTTTTTTCATAAACTTCATCCCAGTGGGAAGCTGGGAGTTCCTGTTGCTGGAGTTTGGGTCGGAGGAAGTGGGACTCTTGTGGGTCCCCATGGTAACCAGGGCGTATTTGGGATTGATGAGCTTCCTGGCGATCGCGGCCGACACCGGAGGAGGAGCCACGTGAGGGACGTACTCGGGGATCGGTTCGTCCACCATGGGGACCTTGTTCAGAGACACGCCTCTGGACTCCAGGTAAAGGTCACAGAACTGCAGGTCGAAGGTCTCCACGGCCTGCCCCGTGATCAGAGTGATGAGGTTGCGGTCCAAAcgggaggaggaccaggtgaagctgGCGGGGGAACGAAGGCATGGAAACATAAGTTCACAGAAGTGACTCCCTTGTTTACCAACTTACAGAGTAGCGTCATCGTGAATACAAGGTCTGTGTTGAAGGTTTATAGTTGTGGAAAAATGCTGCTGCATTCTGCAACAATGCATCGCTGCCACACGGCCGAGGAGGGACGATAGCATGCTTCAAAGTATTCTAAAAGTATCGGACAGTGTATCGTACGTTTCTGTTTGTCAGAACTTTATCATAATATTGGTGAACGATGTTTCTGTCACTGTGTATCTCTCAGTCTATTCATCTCAGAGTTACAGATGTCACTACTTGTTGCTTTTTCCCACATCCAGCAGACATGAAGCAAGACATTCGTAGGTGTGTTTTTGGCTGCCGGACAAATATTCTCTCTGACGCTAACTTCTCTCCGCTGTTTGATTTAAAATCATTTTAACTTTGAGTTTTTTGATTGCTTATATGCTGAAAACTGCTGCTGGGCTCTGGGCGAgaaacaacagcagaaaagttGCGGAGCCAGAAAAGTAAAAACAGCGAGCTGAAAGATACCAACGTACTCCATAAAGCTCCGTGGGGGCTTGTGTCATGAATTAATAAGATGTAAAATAGTTATTCAGGCCAAACGCCGCTCACCTGTATGAACCGGAGATGGCTCGGTCTCCATCTACCAGGAGGAACTTCTGGCTCAGGGCTCCACGCACCTTCTGTGCCGACCGCGTGAAGAACTCGACACCTCCGGAGCAGCGCACACGcatattctacacacacacacacacacacagggttaatGCTGTGTGAAGAGAGGGCTCTCGGCTCTTTTATTGGtgtgaaaaaaagggaaacaaaaggCGACAACAGAGTACGTcaacgaaaaaaagaaaacgagaAGCGGTTCTTCTCTAATAATATCGCCATAAACTCGTGTTGGCTGACTGTGCAGGTTGTAGcacggactgtgtgtgtgtgtgtgtgtgtgcgtgcttgtgcgACACACCCTGCGGTGTTTGCCTTTGGCCCTGCGATAAGGGTGTGGTTGCTGGCCGAGTAAACGCTCCGTGTGAAATCTCACAGGGGACGCCGCGCTAAAGGTTCATTAACAACGGCGAAGATGTCagataagaaaagaagaaaaaaaagtggagagcgagagagagagagaggcggggcttagGCTCGGCGGATTAACGGCCGGGGCGGGAGAAAGAGAAATGAAAGGTGAACATGTCGCAGAGAGTAAAGCGAGAGTGTGCACGGTTTGTCTAATTGTCCGCCGCACAGGCAGGAATGTGCTGACTGTCCCAAAAGAACGAAACGCCAGTTCAGCCACTGGCCGGACCAGTTCACCTCGGAGAGGCGACGGGAAACAAAGACATTCCGCCTGTGGTCACACCACTCGCTGGTTCACGCATCTTATCGAGGCTTCAGGCAAAAACCTGTTTCACTATGTCTTTTAAATATTCCCCCATGTAAAGTAATAATCCTCTATTTGTAAACGGGCCTTTAGCAAAACAGGTTTTTGTTTGAATGGTTGGAAGTGGagcatttttaaataaacagttttcTGTTATTGTATACTCATCAGGTGTAGCCATCTGTCCAACTAGCGCATCGCTCGCCTTATCAAAacatcgtctgtgtgtgtgtgtgtgtgtgtgtgtgtgtgtgtgtacctttagGTGTCCACGGTGCATATCAGCTCTGCCACACATGGAAAGAAAGCAGGGGACAGAAGCCGTGTCGATGATAATGTACACAGGAACTTTGCGTTTGTAGGCTGCATCCAGCAGGTCTCGAAAGATATCCACGTCTGTAAACACATCCATCACCACGGcgatcacctacacacacacacacacagaggaaacaaaaggcGTTAGTGTTTCCTGGTCTGTGAGGGTGGGTACAGAACAATATTACACTCATTAAATACTCAAAAGAAAGCTGGGCACTTGTGAGAAGTGCATTTAAAAAGTCAATCACAACCCTgaatatcaaataaaatgtctgaACTTCGACGTCCCGTAAGGAGAcggctcgacacacacacacacacacacacaccggtgatAGAGTGTGAAGTGTCTGGACGGTGTGTGTTATGTGGGTTCAACAATACATTGAAGAACACGGTTATCTTCACACCCGGCGGGTCTGTGCACTCTTGACCCAGTTCAGAATGTAAACAAGGCCGTGGAGCCAATAAGCTGAACGTAGCTCTGGAAAGAAAAGTTGTGAACCTTGAGTTTACAATATGTTACCGCAGATTTAACACCGACTTTATTGCGACTGTACGATGAATCCGAGAGAAACTACAAGATAGAGAAAAAGCTGAATAATCAAAAACTTGTTCGTCGAATttagttgagaaaaaaaaaacattggcgTTGTGTCGTAAAGTGagaaaaaatgtatttcactcAACAAACTGGATCAATTAGTCTTTTGACGTGTCGAGGCAAAGCTAGATATGCATCTGCGCATTTGCCATGCTTTACTTGGAAGGTAAAGGTCAGGTATGGAGTACAGGCATGTGACCCAGTTGCTGACGACGACAGAGCGCATATTTCCACTGGCGTTGCCTAGATCAGACTTGTTTTATTGGACAAGTGCTCGTGCGAGCGTGCGTCCCATGTGAGAGGAGCCTGAAGGGGACGGGGAGACGGTCTGTAAGACTCCACGGAGGCGGTTGACGAGGGGAAAATTCGCTTGACACTagataaaatattattttcgACGGATGCTTCTTCAGCAAtgctgtgagcaggtgtgtggGGAGGAAAAACTGCAAAGAAAGACAAACCTGcaattaaaacaatcatttttcTTAAATCAGTTAGCAGTGCAACATTAAACACGGTTCACAAAAACAGCTGACGAATTAAAACAGATATTTACGATCACATGAACTGCACATCGTGACCTGATTGTTGAAGCTGCAACCtgcagtgtgtttgttgttcttgACTCGTGACTCGTGACCCTTGTGAAGCTTTTGCGTTTTATTTACTTTGtagtttgtctgttgtggcaGTGACCTGCATCACACAGCGAGCAACCAGAATATCAAAAACCTTGATGTAAAAAAGCACTGCAGTATACACAACTAtacaagcgtctttgagtattttgaaaagcgctatagaaatgtaatgtattattattattattatatatcagtGTGTTTATGATACTTTTATATGCTTATTTGCATGTTGATTAGGTGCTGTGGGAGTCTACATTCACTGTGGTGTTTTGGACTTGATTGTGTTGTATTACAATGTGATTTGTCCACCACATTTACATAAATGGAGCaaccaaatatatattaaaatataatgtaCTACAATCTAACAACGAAaacatctaaaaaaacaaatcctGTTGAATTAACACCTCTTTAACACATACAAATCACAAGTTACACAAAGAGCTTTTGCACTGAAAgttagtgttgttgtttttttaaatcatcatcatcatccctaCCCTTTGCGCTGCTAAAATGCTCTTGCGCACCACCTCCTTgatgtgtgtgttcccctcGATTGGCGGTTGCGTGTACACGGTCACGCGCGTGACCCCTCGGTACGAGATGCTCTCGGGCCAGCCGAGGTCCAACTCCGCCACCGAGCCCTCGGACCGATCGGGCCAATACTGGAGCGACACCTCGCCGTCTCCCACGAAGTCCCCGGACCCCGGCGTGAGGTTCCCCGGGCCGGGGGTCTCGGGTTTCTGGTGGTGCTGCTCGTGCCCGGGCCGGTAGGCCTCCGCCGAGTGAGCGATTCGCTCCAGCTCCGAATCCGAGAGGAATTCCCGAACGCCCTTCTCCCGGGCGAAGTCCCTGAACGCATCGCAACCCTTAGTGACGAGGACCTCGAGAGCCAGCCGTTGGTCCTCGCTGTAGAAAAACTCCGGTTTGCCCTCGCTCACGCGCGTGTTCACGTGGTGGTTATCCAGACATTGGATTTGAGACAACGCCATGGCACTCTCCCCACccgaaaatataataatatatatccaCAGGTCAATAAAAAGTCGAGCACCGAACCAGCCCTGACCCAGTGTCCACGCGTCGGTCCGACGGGTCAAACGTCGAGAAGGTGTGAGCTCTCATTCCGGTCCATAACGTGTCCGCGCGACCTGAAGCTCGTGATGCGGTGAACGGAGAGAACAGGAGATACACCGAAAAGAACCGTTGCTGAGCGCGAACTGGCAGGTTACTAatgcacgcacgcgcacactcaGGTGCTAATCCACGCCCAGCGACACGCCTTCACCTGACAGGCAGGGGCCGCAGGAGGAGGCCCGGTTCAGCCGCTGCAGCCGCGGGGCCCGGCAGCTGTCTGCCGGTGAGTCAATGGCGTCACGTCCTCGAGATGGAGAGTCACTTTCATTAATCCGTTTACAAACTGTTGAAACTTGTTTGGTTGATTCAAGCTAACTTTTGCGCTGACGagatactttttttcttttttcttcctcctccagtctctctcttttttccccttcttttttttgtcggcTCGTCTGcgcgaaaaaaacaaaaacacgtcgCCTGTCGAGTTCCCCGAAAGACAAGCGTCTTAAATATCACCAACGTCTTAAATATCACCAACGTCTCAACTTCTCGCTCCGTCCCGAGTCGACGGCGGCTTATATATTTCttaactttcctttttttaaaccgtTCCTCCAGACAGAAAGTTCACCGAGGACTCCCCCCTCGGAACGGAAGCTCTCTCTCCGGGGGCAGCAGGGCGGAATGTCCGGCCGGCGGCTGGCCGGGAAGCGTAGCCTCTTAACCCCGCCCCTCCTGCCGGAACACACGGATGAGCAAATCCGGGGTTTTCAACCCAAAACAGAACCGTTAAGACTGACAGTGTAATAACTCTCAAAGGGGTGTTTTTTATAACCTGTGATGTAATGTACTCTTCCCATTTGAGCTTAATTAGTGTATTATTAGGGTAtagttgtatatataaatatatatatatatatacaggactgtctcagaaaattagaatattgtgataaagttctttattttctgtaaaaaaaaaaaaaaaaaaaatgtcatgcattctggattcattacaaatcaactgaaataagCCTagccttttttattctttttgatGATGATTacacagctttaaaaaaaataaaaaatcatctcataaaattttaatatttcctcagagtaaaagaaaaaaaacaacaaaacaatgtttccaggtgtttcgagttaattttACGAttcagtgatttgtttaatacctacTATTATacttttttcatgatattctaatattagaaataggatatttgagttttcttaagctgtaagccataatcaacaATATTAAGAATAAAAGGCAAAAATATTTCAGTGTTGATTTGTGAATGACATgatggcattttttttttttttttttttgcattaaatAAAACTTCATCACAACATTCATTTTCTATCTttcttttgtatatatatataaaaacaatttaaaaaagaatatcaAGGAAAAGCAATCTTGAGCAGGAGGATGTGAGGTGGGCCAATTTTCCTTTTTAGGAAATGCAGTGCAAGATACCAGACTTGTGATTACTGGTTAGTGACGTCACGTCTAATGGGTGTTCAGAGATTAAAATAGAAATTCCTCATGCATGTCTGGATCAGAGTTTATGTCTTTCAAGAATAAGGGTTCATGTTTAGGATAAATAAGAGACGCTCAGAACAGACAGGGTGACCCATATTCTTTTTATCACCCAAGAGAATTTAACCACCTCGTAAATATTGTGGAATCCCATCGCAGCCGTGTACAGAATGCAGATCTCAGGTggatgacagacagacacatccCACACCAAAAGATAAAAGAGTGTGTCTTGTTATTTCACAAAGCAGGGAGGTATGTCGTGCGGGGGTGTTTATGCTGTTGCACACACCtgcatgcttcttttttttacatgcaCATGCTTGCTTATTGcgaaataatgaataatgaatacTTGTTGTGATCTTCCCAAGTAGAGCCATTTTTAACTCGTAgcatttaatataaataatagttattttaaattaaagtaaTTAGAAATTAGAGCCGGATGAATTGTGTTCCTTCTTCCACCCTTTTGTGTGAATGACTTGTGTCTTCATTTTTTCAGACACTGTAGGATGTGTGGATCCAGAagagtgtgtgcgagtgtgtggaGCCGAGGTGGGGTGCTCCAACATCGCCTTCCCCAAGCTGGTCATTGAACTCATGCCGAGTGGTGAGAATGCGATTATTTCTCAATGTGTCGACTTCTTATTCTTTAATGATATgtatccacgtgtgtgtgtgtgtgtgtgtgtgtgcatctgtgtgtgttgtttcccAGGCTTGCGTGGACTCATGATAGCCGTGATGATGGCGGCTCTGATGTCATCGCTGACCTCCATCTTCAACAGCAGCTCCACGCTCTTCACCATGGACATCTGGAAGAAGCATCGCCAACGGGCCTCGGAGAAGGAGCTGCTACTGGTCGGCAGGTACGTCGCTCGCggacgggggagggggcggggctagctACGCACTTCCATCAGGACCAACGAAGAAGAGAGATGCTGAAGGTGAACCCGATGCGTTCCAGGATCGTGACCGTGATCTTGGTGGTGGTGAGCGTGGTGTGGATCCCCATCCTGCAGTCGGCCAACAGTGGCCAGCTGTATGTTTACATCCAATCGGTGACGAGCTACCTCGCGCCGCCCGTCACCGCCGTCTTCACCCTGGCCATCTTCTGGAAGAGGACCAATGAGCAGGTAACGCACaaaccaaaagtttttttttgtttgtttggcttatctattcattattattatctttatttaaaaggaaccatgtacagttaaaacatacatgtcaccatttgatgcgcTGCACCTGAGTGTAGCTACACAGCTAGTTTGCATTTgtcgtcccttgacagaccataataaacataaaacaataacaaacagtccaggataagacacactacagtatatgtggtaagaagaacacaaaatacacacaatgcgaagctacaggacagcacattaaaagtaaataatacaTACTATACTAGTAGTTTTGTCTAAATAAATGTGTCAAATGTCCAAAAAAAGTTTCTATAATCAGAATCCAATGGGATGTCTTTAAATTCTTAATTGTGTCTGATTAAAAGTCCAAAACCGAAATATATTTAATCAACAATAATTCTTTTATTCTGCAGTTTTGCTTAAATACATGACTCAAACAACATTAGTGATCCATTAGTTATGATGTTTCCATTAATCACCTGATCATTACAGCACTAATTACTACCAGATACACAGAAGTACACTAATctttaataatgtaaataaacaccATTCAATCTTATTCCACAAACTCCTTCGGGACaacgtcaacacacacaggaaacgtTTATCttcacacacgtaaacacacgacACTGTTTGTCCTCTCCCCCCCACCGTACCGCCTTTCATTAGCCTCACATGGGATCCAGCTGCCAACATCTCTCGctgcttggtgtgtgtgtgtgtgtgtgtgtgtgtgtttttatgaatgtctatgtgtgttaCTCACTGGTTCTAGGAAGCGTCTTGTTTATTATTCCTTCAGGAGCCTGAGTGTGCGGCTCCTTCACTTGAATGGGTAGAAGTAGAAAGTGTGTTTTTTCTGGCTGATAACAGAGTGCAAGTGACAGAAAGTGTGATTATGAGACGATAGCGGTTAacagagggaggtgaaggagataACACGCTGTAGTAAAGGCGTGTTTCAGCCCCGGGGCTTCATACACCGCGTGgtgaaaatgttttaatgagtTCAGAGCAGTCCGCTGGTAGCCGAGCACGAGGCTCTGTTTTAATAGAGCTCGTCCTGGCTGTAATCTACTGAAATAAAGAGGATTTTCTTCTCATAATTAATACTTTACTTTAATATAACTCACATTTTTTTCAACTCTAAACAAAGCTACAAAGAGTGTTTTTTAGTTGCATAACATCAATAAACCAAGAGTTGGTGATTTGACCTTAAGATTGACGTTAAATAAAGATTTAGACATTTTCTACAGAATATTATACGAcacgttattttttttaaagaggtcaGTAGCATTGTTACGCACCTTTTTATTTCAGTGAGCACATTGCCGAGAGAAGCTCGATGGCGTTGACTcgtgggggtcaaaggtcacacttGACCACGCAGGATGTGACACACGCTGACAATACAGACTGTTTTCATACGGGAACATGAGCCGCGTCCTCTTTTAAACCGGAGAGCTCAACGTCCCCGATTAACCCTGCGATTATTCTCATTACGTCATCCGTAGGAATCCGTCTCTATACCCCTTCGTATTAATCCGAGAACtttccatttttgttttttcaatccCAAAAAGAGTTGGAAACTCTACAACGACATAACGTGTACATCGGTTTGGGGTGACATGTAAGATAAGTCAAAGGACAGATGGATCTGTGACACGGTGATTATTATTGGTGGAACCAACCCGATCACATTCTTTGCTGAAGGCAGAACAAAGACGGAAACGCTGAGTTATCTGTggcacggcacacacacacacacacacacacacacatgtgtgtgtgtttaagtaagAAGGGACATGAAGGTGATAGATTATCATGCTTGGAAAATGAGAGTGAACAGACCCAGAATACTGAGACTTCCA
The nucleotide sequence above comes from Pseudoliparis swirei isolate HS2019 ecotype Mariana Trench chromosome 24, NWPU_hadal_v1, whole genome shotgun sequence. Encoded proteins:
- the LOC130189930 gene encoding protein FAM83G; the encoded protein is MALSQIQCLDNHHVNTRVSEGKPEFFYSEDQRLALEVLVTKGCDAFRDFAREKGVREFLSDSELERIAHSAEAYRPGHEQHHQKPETPGPGNLTPGSGDFVGDGEVSLQYWPDRSEGSVAELDLGWPESISYRGVTRVTVYTQPPIEGNTHIKEVVRKSILAAQRVIAVVMDVFTDVDIFRDLLDAAYKRKVPVYIIIDTASVPCFLSMCGRADMHRGHLKNMRVRCSGGVEFFTRSAQKVRGALSQKFLLVDGDRAISGSYSFTWSSSRLDRNLITLITGQAVETFDLQFCDLYLESRGVSLNKVPMVDEPIPEYVPHVAPPPVSAAIARKLINPKYALVTMGTHKSPTSSDPNSSNRNSQLPTGMKFMKKRVRHVFEEPPLHPGLAHLEKVYLIPYLPIWPEPDPPSDVIGFINIRDDRRANQVHLQRSERFETSKAIRFSVPLLAEKAPASGGDAKAAQPAEKVSGNTSLKVSTPVSPTVKEPKEETHSAPKGDRTDAAASSGPPEQPGAPTSPDTHKPAAPPPSDVTAGSQPAHTDDRTPETQTAAPPVPKRRTLQLVIDPASSEQPDQSQVSLMKMDPSHGPAGFEAKGTGEEPAPARATAKDDGGDSGSTGDGSQDSTKVLCDRAVDDAPSSNSTASEEDFYDCSQAEPRDPLVNGATTASGRGDRQGDGVNMMARLSQSMLDLRPSSQMEDATDLIRQSQQLRRQGQQPPHRHIGQLFQTSKSTGRDVRHSAQPAGNLFGVSFSKLSGLRHLRARGGVLQKKTSQNNKADR